In the genome of Crassaminicella thermophila, the window AGGCTTAGGAGCTATTTTGCAAAGAATAGAAATAATAATTGCTACTACATTCACATTGGGTGCTTTTATTAAAGCAGGAGTATATTTACTAGCTACTTGCAAAGGAATTAGCAAAATATTTAAATATAATGATTATCGATTTATTGTGGTACCTGTTTCTTTACTTATGATAAATTTATCTTATTTCCTTCATGATAGTGTAATGGATTATTTTGAATGGATTTTAGGGGTATGGACTTATTATGCATTTCCATTTCAAATAGTTTTTCCTATTGTTATATTGATTGTAGCAAAAATAAGGAAAAAGATTCAGGAGGTTTGAATCGTGAATAAAGAAGTTATTTCTGAGTATCAGGGAATTAGTTTATTGACGATGTTTATAATAGGAAGTTCACTAGTACTTCCAACAGCTACAGAGGCAGGAAGCGATTCGTGGTTAGCGATTATTTTAGCACTATTTTTTTCTTTACCTATTGCATGTATATATGTTAGAGTATTTTTACTTTCATCAGGAAATGATTTATTTGATGCGTTTATTTATGTTTTTGGAAAAATTTTTGGGAAGATAATCTGTTTATTATATATTTGGTTTAGTTTTCATTTGGGGTCACTGGTTATAAGAGATTTTGGTGAATTTCCAATTACTGTTTCAATGCCTGAGACTCCTCTAATTGTATTCATGGGTATGATTACTTTTTTAAGCATTTGGGCTGTAAAGGAAGGGATAGAGGCTTTGGGAAGATGGGGAAGCTTTTTTTTTATTATTTCCATCGTATTTTTCTTTATGGCTGTATTTATGTTAATTCCAGAAATGGATTTAGACAATATTCAACCTGTTTTATATAAAGGAATAAAGCCTGTTTTAAGAGGAAGCTTTTCTACTTTTTCATTTCCGTTTGCTGAAACAATTGTATTTTTATTGAGCATATTTTCATTAAAATCTAAAAAGAATTATTGTAAAGCTTATATAAAAGGATTGTTAATTGGAGGAATTGTATTAGTTATTGCGCAATTTACTCAGATTTCAGTTTTAGGGGAGCATATTTATGGGGCTACTTATTTCCCA includes:
- a CDS encoding GerAB/ArcD/ProY family transporter produces the protein MNKEVISEYQGISLLTMFIIGSSLVLPTATEAGSDSWLAIILALFFSLPIACIYVRVFLLSSGNDLFDAFIYVFGKIFGKIICLLYIWFSFHLGSLVIRDFGEFPITVSMPETPLIVFMGMITFLSIWAVKEGIEALGRWGSFFFIISIVFFFMAVFMLIPEMDLDNIQPVLYKGIKPVLRGSFSTFSFPFAETIVFLLSIFSLKSKKNYCKAYIKGLLIGGIVLVIAQFTQISVLGEHIYGATYFPGRDSVSKIDIGNFIQRVEIIAFVALFIPSFVKLCICLLAASNGIIKLFNLKDYRFIVVPISLCMLNLSYLINDNLMSFAKWTGEIWPYYAFLFQVIIPVITWIAIEIKTIRKNRFI